Part of the Georgenia sp. TF02-10 genome, GGCACAGCACTGCCTGGCATCAAGCAACCTCCTCGGATGGCCCCGCGGGGCCGACGGTCGGCACGACCGTCACGATCATCGGGTTCCGCGTGGTGGCCGTCCGCCACGCTGAATCATCACGGAACGATAACGACGGCGCCCGTCCCGGGTCCAGCCTGCTCCAGTGTGGCCCGCCTCACCTGCTGCTGCCCGACCCTGTGGATGGATGGCCGATGCTGGACGCACCTGTGCACGGCCGATGCTGGACGCCGCTCGGCGGCCACCTCAGCTGTACCCAACCCAACCGCGGCTGAACTACCTGCACGTATCCCAACTGCGCACGCACGCCGTTGGGCTGACGGGGAACTTCGCAACTTCGGTTGGCAGGTCGCTACCGATCACAGCAGACGACGGGCTACAGCTGGCATGTGGACGTCGAGCGCTTCAGGCGGAGCCCGATCGGTCGGCGTCCAGGCCTCGCCGCCGGCGCTGCACAAGTCTGCGACCTGGCGCACTCCGCGCGCCGTGCTCCTGCCACTGCGACCCGACCATCCCCGAACTGGCTCGGCTGGCACCGTCCGGCGAGCGGCCTCCAGGACTACGACCGTTCGTCTCCGCCGCGGTCATCGGAATTGCTACGCCAATGCTGGATCGCAGCCCTTGCCGAGTACCCGGCCAGGAGGACAAGCACGAGAGCCCATAGCCGAGGAAACGCGAAGGCCCGCACCAGCAGCTCGGCGATCAGAAGGAGGACTGCGGTGAAGGCGAGCTCGGCTGGGAGCTGTCGCATGGATGAGCGGTTCATCTAGACCCGCAGCACGCTCGGAAGGAGCTGCACGGTCGCCGAGCCGTGGACTTCGGCATCACGAGCTCTCTTCTGCCAAACCGTGCCACTGTTGTGCCCTTGTCGTCATTGGTCCGTCCGGACGGTATCTAAGTGGCCGCATCGGGTCAACATGGTTGGGGCTGTTATGGGTATAAAAGAGGACCTGCTGGTGGCGTCCTTGCCTCCTTTGACCGGCCCCCGCGCCCGAGCAAGGGCGCCGACGCGAGCAACGGCCGCCTAGGCGCCGAGGCGCGCGAACTCCTCCGCGGACGTCGACCGCAACCTGGAGCGGAGGCGCGACAGCGCCGACCCCTCCAGTCGGTCGGTCTCTCCGTTCTCCACCAGGTCGATGGCTGCCCACGCGGTCCGCGCCGTCCACACCCGACCCCGTCCGGCGTTCGCCACGCCACGCAGGGCCGAGTCATCCACGAGCAGCACCGGACCCCGTCGCCCGACAACCTGGAGACGGCCCGATCTCGCCAGTCGCTGCGCCTGACGCGGTGTGACCCCAAGCGCTCAGCGGCCTCGCACAGGGTGACCTCCATGACGCATATGGTCGCGGTCGCGACCATATGCGTCTATGACTGTCGCATCCGGTTACGCGAGTCGTGATCGTCCGCTCCTCTACGTACGCGGTGCATGCGCCTCAATGCCGCTCACGGCCGAGGAGGTAGTCGAGCTCCTCGAGCTCGTCGTACAGCGCCAGCTCGCGGGCGTCGAGCGCGAAGTCCGCGGCACGAGCGCGGAAGGCCCTCTCGTCACCGCCGGCGGCCTCGATGATTTCGGCCCGCCGGGCGACGGCTTGGGGCTCCGTAAGTCGCTCGACCACCACTCTGCCCATCGGCCCCTCTTCCCAGGGCAGCCGCAGCCGGGCGGGCATCGCGCTCGTCCTGCCGAGCCGATCGGAGCGCCACGGTAGGTGTCGCCACCAGCACAGCGGGGACGTCCTGCGCCATGGAACGACGGCGGGACGCGGGCGGCCGCTACATCGAACTGCCGCCACGGCTGCTACCCCCGACGGTCCTGCGGTGCTGCGGCATGACGAAGGGCCCGTGTCCTGCGCAGTTGCAGGACACGGACCCTTCGACCGGCGGAGGATGGGGGATTCGAACCCCCGAGGGCTTGCACCCAACACGCTTTCCAAGCGTGCGCCATAGGCCACTAGGCGAATCCTCCGGGAAGCAGCCTCAGAGAGGCGCGGCCAGCCTACCGGAGACCGGGTTGCCCAGCCGAACCGGTGCAGGCTGGACGGCAGGTGCGGTTGCTCACGGCGCTCGCCCTGGCTAGCCACTCGTCCCCGGTGGTTAGCTGGTCCCAGGTGCCCAGATCCTCCCACGTGGCCGGCCGTCGTCGTCCGGCACGCCCGCCGTCCGGCCGCCGTCCGCCCGCCGTCCGGCCGCCGTTCGCCCAGTCGTCGTCGCCCGGCCGGCCGACGTCGCGGCCGCCTCCACCTCCGACGTGACCGGTCGCCGTCGTCCCTGCGCCGGCCGGACCGGACGAGTGGTCCGCTAGACTGCCGGCCGACCCCTCGTGCGGCGTCACCTTGCCGAACTCCCCCAGGGCCGGAAGGCAGCAAGGGTAGGTGAGCTCTGGCGGGTGCACGGGGGGTCCTTGCGTCCCCGTCCACCGCCGGGCCGGGGCCCGGGGCAGCGTGTGGGTGCGCGCGGCTACCCTCGATCCGTGACCACCGCCCTGTACCGCCGCTACCGGCCGGAGACCTTCCAGGAGGTCATCGGCCAGGAGCACGTGACCGAGCCGCTGATGGCGGCGCTGCGGGGCGACCGGGTCACCCACGCCTACCTGTTCTCCGGGCCGCGCGGGTGCGGCAAGACCACGTCGGCGCGCATCCTGGCCCGCTGCCTCAACTGCGCCGAGGGGCCCACGGACACCCCGTGCGGGCGCTGTCCCTCCTGCCTGGAGCTGGCCCGCTCCGGGCCCGGCTCGCTCGACGTCGTCGAGCTCGACGCCGCCTCCCACGGCGGCGTGGACGACGCCCGGGACCTGCGCGAGCGGGCGAGCTTCGCGCCGGCCCGGGACCGGTACAAGGTCTTCATCGTCGACGAGGCGCACATGGTCTCCTCGGCCGGCTTCAACGCCCTGCTGAAGATCGTCGAGGAGCCGCCCCCGCACGTGAAGTTCATCTTCGCGACGACCGAGCCGGACAAGGTCATCGGCACCATCCGGTCCCGCACCCACCACTACCCCTTCCGCCTGGTCCCGCCCCAGCAGCTGCTCGCCTACCTGGAGCAGCTGTGCGCCCAGGAGGGCGTGCGCGTCGGGGCCGGGGTGCTGCCCATGGTGGTGCGCGCCGGCGGCGGGTCCGTGCGGGACACCCTGTCGGTGCTCGACCAGCTCATCGCCGGCGCCCAGCACGAGGAGCTGGACTACGCCCGCGCGGTGGCGCTGCTCGGCTACACCGACGCCGCCCTGCTGGACGACGTGGTGGACTCCATCGCTGCCCGGGACGGCGCCACCCTCTTCCGGGTCGTGGACCGGGTGGTGGAGTCCGGGCACGACCCGCGCCGGTTCGTCGAGGACCTGCTGCAGCGGCTGCGGGACCTGGTGGTCCTGGCCCTGGCCGGGGAGCAGGCCACGGCCGCCCTGCCGGGCGTGCCGGCCGACCAGCTCGACCGCATGCGGACCCAGGCGCACCACCTGGGCCCGGCCCAGCTCTCCCGCGCCGCGGACCTGGTCAACGCCGCCCTGACCGAGATGGTCGGGGCGACCTCCCCCCGGCTCCAGCTCGAGCTGCTCTGCGCCCGGATCCTCCTGCCCGCGGCCGACCCGGGGGACGCCGGGTACGGCGCCCGGCTGGACCGGCTCGAGCACCAGGTGGCCGGCGCGCCCGGCCCGTCTCGTCCCGCCGGCGGCGGCGCCGGCCAGCCCGGCCGGGACGCCGGGCCGGCGGCCACCGGGGCCGGGGCGGAGGCGGCTGCGGGTGCCCCGGCTCCGGTTGTTGTCGCCTCGCCCGCCGACGGCGCCCGGTCGGGTGCCGCGGGCGGTCCGGTGCGCGGGACCACCGGCCGGGCCGGCACCGCGCAGGCCGGGAGCACCGATCAGCCCGGCAGGGCGGACGCCGGGACCGCCGACCGGCCCGGCACGCCGGACGCCGGGGCCACCGACCCGGCCGACAGGGCGGACGCGGCCGGCCCGGGCGGGACCGCGCCCGCCGGGACCGGCGCAGCCGAGGCAGGCGGCGGCCGCCCGGCACCCCGGGCCCACGCGGTGTCCGACCAGGCGCCCGACCCGGCCACGGCTCCCGCCGCAGCCGCCGCAGCAGCGCGCCGCCCCGCCCCCACCACCGGGACCGCGCCGCCGGCCGAGGCGGCACCGGCCACCGCCGACCCCGCCGGGGACGACGCCGAGCTGATCAGGCGTCGCTGGCCGGAGGTCGTGGCCACGCTGGCCCGCCTCAAGCGGACCTCGTGGATCCTCGTCTCCCAGAACGCCCAGGCCGGTGAGGTCGTCGGCGGCGCGCTGCAGCTGATCTTCAGCACCCCCGGCCTGGCCACCGCCTTCCGCGGCGGCCAGCACGCCGAGCACGTCCAGCGGGCCCTGAACGAGTCCCTCGGGGTCCGGCTCCGAGTCGAGGCGGTGGTCCGGGACGCCCCCGGCCCGGCCCAGACGGCTGGCGCCGGCCCCGCCGGTGCCCCCGACGGCGGCGGCAGCGTCCGCGACGCCGCCCGGAGCAGCTGGGGCGGCCCGGCCCAGCCCGCGGCGACCGCCCCCCGCGGTCGCACGGCGTGGCCCGAGCCGGCCGGGCGCCCGGCCTCCAGCGCGTCGGCGCCCAGCCCGGCCGCGCCCACACCGGCCGCTTCCACCCCTTCGGCCTCCAGCCCGTCGGCCCCCACCCCGGGGTCGTCCTCGGCACGGCCGGCCCCCCGGTCGGCCAGGACCCCGCCAGCCGCCGGCCCGTCCGGGCAGCCCACGGCCGCCGACCCCGACGACCCCTACCCGCTGCCGCCCGAGCCGCCCGAGGACCCCGGCGAGTCCCGGACCGCCGACGCCCCCGGCGAGGCCCGTCCCGCCGACGTCCCCGACGGTGCCTGGCGCCGCCCCGAGCCACCGTCCGGTCGACCCACCCCGGCCACCCGGCCGGCCCCGCGGCGGGTCGTCGCCCCGGCCGACGACGTCGCCTCCCTCGACGACCCGGACGCCGAGGGGTCCGGGCTGGTCGGCGTCCCGCTGCTGGCGCAGATGCTCGGCGGCACCGTGATCGAGGAGATCACCATGGACGACGGCACCCCGGGGGCTCCGTAGCGTGGCCGGCGTGTACGACGGCGCCGTCCAGGACCTGATCGACGAGCTGGGCCGGCTGCCCGGGGTGGGCCCCAAGAGCGCCCAGCGGATCGCGTTCCACGTGCTGTCCGCGGACGCCGCCGACGTCGAGCGGCTCGCCCACGCGCTGACCGAGGTCAAGGCCAAGGTCCGGTTCTGCGAGGTGTGCGGGAACATCGCCGAGGACTCGACCTGCCGGATCTGCCAGGACCAGCGCCGCAACCCCACCGTCATCTGCGTGGTGGAGGAGCCCAAGGACGTGGTGGCCATCGAGCGCACCCGGGAGTTCCGCGGCCGCTACCACGTCCTCGGCGGGGCGATCAACCCGATCGACGGCGTCGGCCCGGACGACCTGCGCATCCGCGAGCTCATGACCCGCCTCGCCGACGGCACCGTGACCGAGGTGATCCTGGCGACCGACCCCAACATCGAGGGCGAGGCCACCGCCACCTACCTGGCCCGGATGCTGCGCGGCATGGGCATCCCCGTCTCCCGGCTCGCCTCCGGGCTGCCCGTGGGCGGGGACCTGGAGTACGCCGACGAGGTGACCCTGGGCCGCGCCTTCGAGGGCCGACGGCGGCTGGAGGCCTGACCCGCGGCGTGACCCGGGGGCCTGAGCCGGAGGCGTGGCCCGGGGACGGCGCCGAGGACGCGCCCGACGGCGCCCGGCGGCGACCCGACGGGACGCCGCCGGCCCGGCTGGCCCCGGCCAGCCGGCCCGGGCGGACCCACGGACGCCGCCCGGGCGGCCCTACGGACGTCGCCCGGGCGGGCGCGGCGGGCCGTGGTGGGATGTCCCCCGTGCCCGAGATCGACGTCCTCACCCTGGTGCTGCTCGCCCTGGCCGGGCTGACGGCCGGGTGGGTGGACGCCGTCGTCGGCGGCGGGGGCCTGGTCCAGCTCCCCGCCCTGCTCCTGGTCCCGGGCCTGTCCCCGGTCCAGGCGCTGGCCACGAACAAGGTCGGCTCGATCATGGGCACCTCGGTCAGCTCGCTGACCTACTACCGCCGGGTCGGCCCCGACCTGCGCACCGCCGCCCCGATGGCGCTGGCGGCCTTCGCCGCCGCGGTCGGCGGGGCCGCCGTCGCCAGCCTCATCCCGGCCGAGCTGTTCACCCCGATCATCCTCGCCGCGTGCGTGGCGGTGGCGGCCTGGACGCTCGCCCGGCCCAAGGTGGGCCGCACCACCGCGCTGCGCTGGGAGGGCAACCGGCACCTGGGCGCCGCGCTCGGGATCGGCGCGGTCATCGGCGCCTACGACGGGGTGCTCGGCCCGGGCACCGGCAGCTTCCTGGTCATCGCCCTGGTCGGCGTCCTCGGCTACGCCTTCCTGCCGGCGACGGCGATCGCCAAGATCGTCAACCTCGCCACCAACGCCGGCGCCCTGGCGTTCTTCGTGCCGCACGGCGCCGTCGTCTGGCAGCTCGGGCTGACGGTGGGCGCGGCGAACCTCGTCGGGGGGTACCTCGGCGCCCGGATGGCGGTGGCCCGGGGCAGCGGCTTCGTCCGGGTGATCTTCATCGTGGTCGTCGGTGCCCTGGTGGTCCGCCTCGGCTGGCAGACCGTGGACCAGTACTGGGGCTGACCGCGGGACGACGGCGCCCGGCCCCGCCCGCCCGGCCGTGTCCAGCACCACGCGCCAGCATCCGGGCCGGGCGCCGCCGCGGCCCCGGCGGCGCCCTACACTGGGTCGGTCCGTCCGGCGGCGCGCGGCCGGCTCGCCCGGCGGCGGGCGGCCGTCCACCCCCCTCCCGTCCCGGAGCTCCTCCCGTGGCCCTTGTCGTGCAGAAGTTCGGCGGCTCCTCCGTCGCGGACGCCACGAGCATCAAGCGCGTCGCCCGCCGGGTGGTGGAGACCAAGCGCGCCGGCAACGACGTCGTCGTCGTCGTCTCCGCCATGGGCGACACCACCGACGAGCTGCTCGACCTCGCCGGCCAGGTGGCCGACGCCCCGCCCGCGCGCGAGCTGGACATCCTGCTCACCGCCGGCGAGCGGATCTCGATGTCCCTGCTGGCCATGGCGATCAACGAGTTGGGCGTCCCGGCCCGCTCCTACACCGGCCAGCAGGCGGGGCTGCGCACCGACGCCCGGTACGGCAAGGCCTCCATCGTCGGCATCGTGCCCGAGCGGATCGCCCGGTCCGTGAAGGAGGGCGACGTCGCGATCGTCGCCGGCTTCCAGGGCGTGAACGAGGCGAACGACGTCACGACCCTGGGCCGCGGCGGCTCGGACACCACCGCCGTCGCCCTGGCCGCCGCCCTGCGGGCCGACGTGTGCGAGATCTACAGCGACGTCGACGGGCTGTTCACCGCCGACCCCCGGATCGTGCCCACCGCCCGCCGGGTGCGGCGCATCACCTACGAGGAGACCCTCGAGCTCGCCGCCCACGGCGCGAAGATCCTGCACCTGCGCGCGGTCGAGCTCGCCCGCCGCTACGGCGTCCCGCTGCACGTGCGCTCGTCGTTCTCGACCAAGGAAGGCACCTGGGTGACCGACACCCCCGCGGGGGACCCCGAGGAGGAAGCCATGGAAGACCCGATCATCTCCGGCGTCGCCCACGACCGCAGCCAGGGCAAGATCACCGTCGTCGGCGTCCCCGACGTGCCCGGGATCGCCGCCCGGCTGTTCCAGGTGGTGGCCGCCGCCGAGGCGAACATCGACATGATCGTCCAGAACGTCTCCACCCAGCGCACCGGGCGGACGGACATCTCCTTCACCCTGCCCGAGGCGGACGGGCCGGCCACGCTGCGCGCCATCGAGGCCGCCGCCGACGTGCTGAAGTACGCCGAGGCCCGCTACGACGACCAGATCGGCAAGCTCTCCCTGGTCGGCGCCGGGATGCGGTCCCACCCCGGGGTCTCCGCCCGGCTCTTCGGCGCGCTGTCCGCGGCCGGGATCAACATCGAGATGATCTCCACCTCCGAGATCCGGATCTCGGTGGTCACCCGCATCGAGGACCTGGACGCCGCCGTCCGTGCGGTGCACGGCGCCTTCGACCTGGACTCCGCGGAGTCCGAGGCCGTCGTCTACGGCGGGACCGGCCGATGAGCGCGGCGCAGAGCGGCGTGCAGGCGAGTGTGCAGGCCGGCGCGGAGCAGACCGGCGCGGCCCAGACCGGTGCGCAGCCGGGTACGGCGCAGGCCGCCCCGCGCGGGCTCACGGTCGCCGTCGTCGGCGCCACCGGGCAGGTCGGCCGGGTCATGCGGACCCTGCTCGCCGAGCGCAGCTTCCCGGCCACAGCCGTCCGGTTCTTCGCCTCGGCCCGCTCGGCCGGGACCACCCTGACCTTCCGCGGGCAGGACGTCCCCGTGGAGGACGTGGCGACGGCGGACCTCGCCGGGATCGACGTCGCCGTCTTCTCCGCCGGTGCGGCCGCCTCCCGGGAGCACGCGCCCCGGTTCGCGGCGGCCGGCGCCGTCGTGGTGGACAACTCCTCCGCGTGGCGCGCCGACCCCGACGTCCCGCTGGTGGTCTCCGAGGTGAACCCGCACGCCCTGGCCCACCGGCCCAAGGGCATCGTGGCCAACCCCAACTGCACCACGATGGCGGCGATGCCCGTGCTGAAGGTGCTCGACCGCGAGGCCGGCCTGCGGCGGCTGGTCGTCTCCACCTACCAGGCCGTCTCCGGCTCCGGGGTGGCCGGGGTGCGCGAGCTCGAGGCCCAGGTCCGGGCCGCCGTCGCCCAGGACGTGGCGGCGCTCGCGCTGGACGGCTCGGCCGTGACGATGCCGGCGCCGGAGAAGTACGTCGCACCGATCGCGTTCGACGTCGTCGCCCTGGCCGGCTCCCTCGCCGCGGACGGGTCGGGGGAGACCGACGAGGAGCAGAAGCTCCGCAACGAGTCCCGCAAGATCCTCGAGCTGCCCGACCTCGCCGTCGCCGGCACCTGCGTGCGGGTGCCGGTCTTCACCGGGCACGCGCTGTCCATCAACGCCGAGTTCGCCCGCCCGATCGGCCCGGACCGGGCCCGCGCGCTCCTCGCCGACGCCCCCGGCGTGGAGCTGACCGACGTGCCCACCCCGCTGCAGGCCGCCGGGGCCGACCCGAGCTTCGTCGGCCGCATCCGGGCCGACCGGTCGGTGCCGGACGGGCGGGGCCTGGCGATGTTCGTCACCGGGGACAACCTGCGCAAGGGCGCGGCGCTGAACACCGTTCAGATCGCCGAGCTGATCGCAGCCGAGCTGCTCGCCGCCTGACCGCTGCCGGCGGCGGTCGGGCGCCTGACCGGCGGGTGCCTGACCGCCGGGCGCTCGACCGTCCGGGCGCCGTCGGGACGCTGACCCTCAGGACGCGGCCGTCGGGCGTGCCGCGGCCGGCAGGTGCGCGGCGACGAACGCCAGCTGCCGGCGCAGCTGGGCCACCTCCTCGTCGACCACCACCGAGGCGTGCCCGGCGGCGTAGGTGTACAGCTCCACCGGGCCGGGGTAGTCCGGCCGGGCCCGCAGCGCCTGGACGTAGCTGTCGATCTGGCCGATCGGGCAGCGCGGGTCGTTCTCGCCGGCCATCAGCAGCACCGGCGCCCGGACCCGGTCCACGTAGGTGATCGGGCTGGCGGCCGCGTACCGCTCTGGCACCTCGGCCGGGGAGCCGCCGAAGAGGGAGCGGTCGAAGGCCTGCAGGTCGGGCATCTCCTCCCGGTAGGCCGCCAGGTAGTCCGCCACCGGCACGTCGGCCAGGCCCACCGCCCACCGCTCCGGCTGGGTGCCCAGCCCGAGCAGGGTCAGGAACCCGCCCCAGGAGGCACCGGCGAGCACGCACCGGGCCGGGTCGACCAGGCCGGCGGCGAGCAGGTGGTCGTGCGCGGCCGCCACGTCCGCCAGCTCGGTGCGACCCACCCGGCCCTCGAGCGCGTCCCGCCAGGCGGTGCCGTAGCCGGTGGAGCCGCGGTAGTTGACCGAGGCGACCACGAAGCCGTGGTCCACCCAGGCGGCCAGGTGCGGGGAGAAGGCGTCCGAGCGGTGCGCCGCCGGCCCGCCGTGCAGGTCCATCAGCAGCGGGAACGGGCCCGCGGCGGCGACGGCGGCGGCGAGGGAGTCGGCCAGCCGGTCGCGGCCGTCGTCGCCGGGCACCCGGAGCAGGACGTGGACCGGCCCGCCCGGCCCGGGCACCCACAGGTCCCGGGCCGGGACCGAGGGGGCGGCCCGCGGGCCGGTGGCCGGCAGCACCTCCCGGCCGGTCCGGGCGGAGAGCACGGTGCGCGGGGTGGCCGCCGAGGACCAGCGCAGCCACACGTCGCCGTCCGGCCGGGGCCCGGCCTCGGCCACCGTGCCCTCGACCGGCCCGACCGCGGCGGTGGTCCCGGTGCGCGGGTCGTGCCGGTACAGCCGGGTGCGGGCGGCGTGGTCCACCGCGACGAGCACGGCCCGCCCGCCGGGGTACCACCAGGCCTCGGTCACCTCCCCGGGCAGCAGGTCGCCGTCGTCGCCGGTCAGCTCCAGGTCCCGGACCGTCCCGGTGCCCAGGTCCCACACCGCCGCCCAGGGCAGGCCGCGCCGCTCGTGCCCGACCAGCACCCGCAGGTCGCCGTCGACCGGGGCGAAGTCGTAGGCGGTCAGGCCCCGGCCCGGGCCGTCGTCGAGGTCGGCGGCCACCGTCCCGGTGCCGGTGCGGACGACCCGCAGGGCCGGGTGGCGGTTGTCCCCGCGCTCGGAGTGCTCGATGACGACGAGGTCGCCGTCGTGGGACAGCGCCGCGGCCGTGGCGTCGTTGGGGTGGTGGTAGAGCAGGACGGGCGCGTCGCTGCCCGCCGCGGCGGCGCCGACGGCGACCTGGTGGATCCAGGTGCCGGTCGCGTCGGTGCGGCCGACGACGGCGGTCCCGTCCCGGGCGAGGAGCAGGCCGGCGTCGTAGGCGTCCGGCAGCCGGATCGGGTCGGCCACCCCGCGGCCGGGCGGGGACCCGAACGGCTGGCGCCGCCAGCGGCCGAACTCGTCGCCGTCGGTGTCGTCGAACCACCACAGCCAGGCGCCGTGCGGGTCGATGGTGGCGGTGGTGGTGCCCTGCGGGCGGTCGGTCGCGACGACCAGCCGGCCGGCGGCCCGGTCCCAGGAGTGGACCTGGAGCACGCCGTCGTGGGTGGCGACGACGCAGGCCCGGTCGGGGGCCTCCGGCGCCCAGTCCGGCAGCAGCACCTGGTGCGCCCGCAGCCGCAGCTCCCAGGTGGGCGGCGGCCAGGTCCCGAGGTCGGGGATGGTCATGGTCGAAGCGTAGGGCGGCGCGGGGCTGGGCCGGGCCGGGGCGCTCGGTCGGGCCGCCCCGGCAGCGCGGCGCGGCGGCCGGGCGCGGTTGCGAAAGGACGTAAGGCCGGCCGGCCCGGCGGAAGTTGACGTCGTGCCGGCCGGGCGGCCAGGGCCCGGCGGGCGTGACGGCCCTGGCGGTCAGGCTTCGGCGGGCGTGACCGGCTCGACCAGGCCGGGGCCGTCGTTGTTCACGTTGCCCACCGCCGCGCCGACCGGGCGCGGGGTGAGGACCGGCTCGGGCATGGCGGCCACCAGGGAGCGGATCTGCGCGGGGTCGGTCAGGCCGGGGTCGAGCCAGTCGTCCTGCAGGTCCGCCGGGACCAGCAGCGGGCTGCGGTCGTGGACGTGGCCGAGGGCGTCGGTGGCCCGGGTGGTCAGGACCGTGCAGGTCCACCGCCACCGGTGCGGGTCGTCGGGGTCCAGCGCGGGGTCGGGCCAGAGCTCGTAGAGCCCGGCCATCGTGAGCGGGGTGTCGTCGGCGTGGAGGAAGTAGGGCTGCTTGCGCCCGCCGGGGAGCTTCTGCCACTCGTAGTACCCGTCGGCGGGGACGAGGCAGCGGCGGCGGGCGGCGGCGGCCTTGAACGCGGGCTTCTCCGTCACGGTCTCCGAGCGGGCGTTGATCAGCCGGGCCGCGCCGGAGGGGTCCTTGGCCCAGGACGGCACCAGGCCCCACCGGGTGGTGCGCAGCTGACGGCGCGGCGGCGCCGTCTCCGAGCCGCGCTCCAGGACCACCCGGACGGCGTCGGTGGGGGCGACGTTCCACGACGGCGGCAGCTCCTCACCGACGACGTCCTCGACGGCGAAGGCGGAGACGAGGTCGGCGTCGCGCCGGCTGGCGGCGTAGCGGCCACACATGCCGCCATTGTCCCCGGCGCCCGACGGCGGCACCAACCTGGGCCCGGGTAGCGGGGTCCCCACTGCACGAGTGAGGTGCCGCCGGCCGCCACCAAACTGTGCGGCGCCGGCGTCCGGCGGCGTGGAGTCAACGGTCGCGGCGGCCAGGTCAGCGGGAGAAGCGGGTCCCGGCGCTCGGGTCGGCCCGGAAGGCGAGCGCGTGGTCGAGCCGCTCCCGGGAGGACGACGCCAGGCCGGCCGGCAGCGCCGACAGCGCGAACCAGCCCACGTCGGTGGACTCGTCGTCGGCCACCCGGGCGTCGCCGTCGACGTACCGGCACAGGAAGGTCAGGTCCAGGTACTGCGAGACGTCGCCGTTGGGGTAGGTCATCGGCTGCCCGGCGGTGACGGCGGCCAGCGCCACCGCCTCGGCGGTCACCCCCGTCTCCTCGGCGATCTCCCGGACCAGCCCGACCGCCGGCTGCTCGCCCGGCTCGAGGATGCCGGAGACCAGCGCCCAGCGGCCGTTGTCGGCGCGGCGGCCGAGGAGCACGCGGTCGGCGTCGTCGAGGACGACGCCGGTCACGCCGGGGAGCCAGAGGAGGTCGTGGCCGACGGCGGCACGCAGCTGGGCGACGAACTCCGGGACGGGCACCTCGGCAGGCTATCCCGGTCCGGCTGGGGGAGGGAAAGCAGCGGGCTGCTCGCCTCCCCGGTGGCTGACTCCGGTCGGGCAGACTGAGCGTGTGCTTATGACCCTGG contains:
- a CDS encoding SOS response-associated peptidase is translated as MCGRYAASRRDADLVSAFAVEDVVGEELPPSWNVAPTDAVRVVLERGSETAPPRRQLRTTRWGLVPSWAKDPSGAARLINARSETVTEKPAFKAAAARRRCLVPADGYYEWQKLPGGRKQPYFLHADDTPLTMAGLYELWPDPALDPDDPHRWRWTCTVLTTRATDALGHVHDRSPLLVPADLQDDWLDPGLTDPAQIRSLVAAMPEPVLTPRPVGAAVGNVNNDGPGLVEPVTPAEA
- a CDS encoding NUDIX domain-containing protein, which gives rise to MPVPEFVAQLRAAVGHDLLWLPGVTGVVLDDADRVLLGRRADNGRWALVSGILEPGEQPAVGLVREIAEETGVTAEAVALAAVTAGQPMTYPNGDVSQYLDLTFLCRYVDGDARVADDESTDVGWFALSALPAGLASSSRERLDHALAFRADPSAGTRFSR